Proteins encoded by one window of Cylindrospermum stagnale PCC 7417:
- a CDS encoding ABC transporter ATP-binding protein, whose translation MDHFTAKTQLRLEQVNLFTKLKTQLQSNQQGYPILQDISFEVFQGDRLAIVGPAGAGKTSLLRLLNRLITPTSGKIYLENQEYQQIPVIQIRQAVTLVLQESKLLGMSVQEALAYPLVLRGLPKQTIQQRVSHWIEQLHIPSEWLGRTEVQLSAGERQLVAIARALVIQPQIILLDEPTSALDAGTSARLMQVLTQLTQTYPTTILMVNHQLELAQTFCTRLLHLQQGQLLANQQTNEINWDSLSTSLMQAETQASEEWS comes from the coding sequence TTGGATCATTTCACCGCCAAAACCCAACTACGGCTAGAACAAGTTAACCTGTTTACAAAGCTGAAAACTCAGCTTCAGTCTAATCAGCAGGGATACCCAATTTTACAGGATATTTCTTTTGAGGTATTTCAGGGCGATCGCCTAGCCATTGTCGGCCCTGCTGGTGCTGGTAAAACTTCGTTATTACGCCTCCTTAACCGCCTGATTACACCCACTAGCGGCAAAATTTATCTAGAAAATCAGGAATATCAGCAAATCCCTGTGATTCAGATTCGTCAAGCGGTGACACTGGTATTGCAAGAGTCAAAGCTGTTGGGGATGAGCGTCCAAGAAGCTTTAGCTTATCCCTTGGTTTTACGTGGTTTGCCCAAACAGACAATTCAGCAACGAGTCAGTCACTGGATAGAACAACTACACATTCCCAGTGAGTGGTTAGGGCGAACTGAGGTGCAACTTTCTGCTGGAGAGAGACAGCTAGTAGCGATCGCACGTGCCTTAGTCATCCAACCGCAAATTATACTATTAGACGAGCCTACCTCCGCCTTGGACGCTGGTACATCTGCCCGTTTAATGCAAGTTCTGACCCAGCTAACTCAAACCTATCCAACCACAATTCTGATGGTAAATCACCAACTAGAGTTAGCCCAGACATTTTGCACCCGGTTGTTACACCTCCAGCAAGGTCAGTTGTTAGCAAATCAACAAACGAATGAAATCAACTGGGATAGCTTAAGCACAAGCTTAATGCAAGCAGAAACTCAAGCATCTGAAGAATGGAGTTGA
- a CDS encoding ShlB/FhaC/HecB family hemolysin secretion/activation protein, producing the protein MCFTLQGYFRRGVFLIPSILLVAYTSPSYAETKLPSDIVSETVEEGETTRSCSLALSILSESPIRRPVDPACVTQGTTKPKLLQLQNSPKPSTPVTQSQDFSKPSTPVTPAQDSPKPSTPVTQSQDFSKPSTPVTPAQDFSKPSTPVTAAQDSPKPSTPVTAAQDSPKPSTSVTAAQDSPKPSTSVTAAQDSPKPSTPVTPVQDSSLILVKKIELINSSVPNSRELDPIIKRVEGSTVSLAELRKVADQITGWYFQKGYITSIAIVDESAIKDGIVPIKVIEGSVEEIKIDPPTRGVRSEYVRSRIALGIGQPFSQTKLEEQLRLLQSDPLFTKIEASIRPGSIQGKSIVVVRVTEADPLDIRLSIDNYSPPSVGSERLGINVINRNLTGLGDQLAASYYFSTKDGGSKVYDLSYQVPLNPMNGTVQFRGALSQTKVIQPPFDILDIAGESLLYEITYRQPLVRTLKEEFALSLGFTVQDGQTFTFAGPTPFGIGPDLDGNSRTRTFKFAQDYVRRDAQGVWGLRSQFNLGVGWFDATFNPEPKPDGRFFSWFLQAQRQQRLGQDNILIVQADLQFAPTGLLPSQQFVTGGGQSVRGYRQNIRAGDNGLRFSLEDRIVVQRDSNGKDVMQIAPFFDMGYIWNAESNPNILQEQQFIAGLGLGFLWKPIPELNLRLDYALPLIELKDRGQNAQDSGFYFNASYGL; encoded by the coding sequence ATGTGCTTTACCTTACAGGGCTATTTCCGAAGGGGTGTATTTTTAATTCCTAGCATTCTCTTAGTTGCTTATACTTCCCCAAGTTATGCTGAAACTAAGTTGCCATCAGATATAGTGTCAGAAACTGTGGAGGAAGGAGAGACGACAAGAAGTTGCTCTCTAGCCCTGTCAATTTTATCTGAGTCACCAATTCGCCGTCCTGTTGATCCTGCTTGCGTCACTCAAGGCACAACTAAACCAAAACTCTTACAATTACAAAATTCTCCCAAGCCATCTACTCCAGTTACACAATCGCAAGATTTTTCTAAGCCATCTACTCCAGTTACACCAGCGCAAGATTCTCCCAAGCCATCTACTCCAGTTACACAATCGCAAGATTTTTCTAAGCCATCTACTCCAGTTACACCAGCGCAAGATTTTTCTAAGCCATCTACTCCAGTTACAGCAGCACAAGATTCACCGAAGCCATCTACTCCAGTTACAGCAGCACAAGATTCACCGAAGCCATCTACTTCAGTTACAGCAGCGCAAGATTCACCGAAGCCATCTACTTCAGTTACAGCAGCGCAAGATTCACCGAAGCCATCTACTCCAGTTACACCAGTACAAGATTCCTCACTAATATTGGTGAAGAAAATTGAGTTGATTAACAGTAGTGTTCCTAACTCTAGGGAACTTGACCCGATTATTAAGAGAGTGGAAGGAAGCACAGTATCTTTGGCAGAACTGAGAAAAGTTGCTGACCAAATTACTGGGTGGTATTTCCAGAAAGGCTACATCACCTCGATCGCGATTGTGGACGAGTCAGCAATTAAAGATGGCATCGTGCCCATTAAGGTGATTGAAGGCAGTGTAGAAGAGATTAAGATTGACCCACCAACGAGAGGTGTCAGGTCTGAATATGTGCGATCGCGGATTGCTTTGGGCATTGGCCAGCCTTTTTCCCAAACTAAACTAGAAGAACAGTTAAGGCTGCTGCAATCAGACCCTTTGTTTACAAAAATAGAAGCCAGCATTCGCCCAGGAAGTATACAGGGTAAAAGTATAGTCGTGGTGAGGGTTACAGAGGCTGACCCACTTGATATAAGACTTAGTATAGATAACTATTCTCCCCCAAGCGTCGGTTCAGAACGATTGGGTATCAATGTTATTAATCGTAACCTCACAGGTCTTGGCGATCAACTGGCAGCATCTTATTACTTTTCCACTAAGGATGGAGGTTCTAAAGTTTACGACTTGAGTTATCAGGTGCCGCTGAATCCGATGAATGGGACTGTACAGTTCAGAGGTGCACTTAGCCAAACCAAAGTTATCCAGCCACCTTTCGACATTTTAGATATTGCCGGAGAGTCACTGCTGTATGAAATTACTTATCGTCAGCCGTTAGTGCGAACTTTGAAAGAAGAATTTGCTTTATCTTTAGGCTTCACCGTCCAAGATGGTCAGACATTTACCTTTGCAGGGCCAACCCCCTTTGGTATTGGCCCTGACTTAGACGGTAACAGCCGCACCCGCACATTCAAATTTGCCCAAGATTATGTGAGACGAGATGCACAGGGGGTTTGGGGACTGCGATCGCAATTTAACTTAGGCGTTGGCTGGTTTGACGCCACCTTTAACCCAGAACCCAAGCCTGATGGACGCTTTTTCAGTTGGTTCTTGCAAGCACAAAGACAGCAACGCTTAGGTCAAGATAATATTTTAATAGTTCAAGCCGATTTACAATTCGCACCAACCGGCTTGCTACCTTCCCAACAATTTGTCACAGGTGGTGGTCAATCAGTCCGTGGCTATCGGCAGAATATCCGGGCTGGTGATAACGGATTACGATTTTCTTTAGAAGACCGCATCGTCGTGCAACGAGACTCCAACGGCAAGGATGTCATGCAAATTGCCCCATTTTTCGATATGGGATATATCTGGAACGCCGAAAGCAATCCCAATATCCTCCAAGAACAGCAGTTTATCGCCGGTCTAGGATTAGGATTTTTATGGAAACCAATACCAGAACTTAACTTGCGCTTGGATTATGCACTGCCGCTAATAGAATTAAAGGATCGGGGGCAAAATGCTCAAGATAGTGGCTTTTACTTTAATGCTAGCTATGGTCTGTGA
- a CDS encoding response regulator transcription factor encodes MGSVCIEIIEGNPHLRSLLGWHLQQLEYRVHQAASIYQAREVFLSHQPTLVILDADLPDGDGIEFCRWLHRQQQPLMLMLSARSNEADIVAGLKAGADDYLSKPFGMQEFLARVEALIRRQRTPTAPAYLDYGSLQIDLVQRRVRFQGEFIDLTPQEFSLLYVLAQAGGVPLSRSELLRRAWPDAIDNPRTIDTHVLSLRKKVELDPRQPSLIQTIRNVGYRFNMEILNAHVPQSQTKLAKERFSNHRSTLTSQRS; translated from the coding sequence GTGGGATCGGTTTGTATTGAAATCATTGAGGGGAATCCCCATCTGAGGTCGTTGCTGGGTTGGCACTTGCAACAACTGGAATACCGGGTGCATCAAGCTGCCAGTATTTATCAAGCAAGGGAAGTATTTTTAAGCCATCAACCAACACTGGTGATTTTGGACGCGGATTTGCCAGATGGCGATGGTATTGAGTTTTGCCGTTGGTTGCATCGTCAGCAGCAGCCTTTAATGTTAATGCTATCTGCCCGCAGTAATGAAGCTGATATTGTCGCTGGATTAAAGGCTGGGGCAGATGACTACTTGAGCAAACCTTTTGGGATGCAAGAATTTTTGGCTAGGGTTGAGGCGTTAATTCGCCGCCAGCGGACACCCACGGCACCAGCTTATTTAGATTATGGTTCTTTACAAATAGATTTAGTACAGCGCCGCGTTCGCTTTCAAGGGGAGTTCATCGACTTAACACCCCAGGAATTTAGTTTGCTGTACGTTTTGGCACAAGCTGGAGGTGTGCCTTTGAGTAGGTCGGAATTGTTACGTCGGGCTTGGCCTGACGCTATCGACAACCCGCGCACCATTGATACCCATGTTTTATCACTGCGGAAAAAAGTTGAACTTGATCCGCGCCAGCCTAGCTTAATTCAAACGATCCGCAATGTGGGATACCGTTTTAACATGGAAATTTTGAATGCTCATGTTCCGCAATCACAAACAAAGTTAGCGAAAGAAAGATTTAGTAATCATCGTTCAACCCTGACTAGTCAAAGGTCATAG